The stretch of DNA ATAAAGAAGCACGACAGTGCTACAACATCAGCATGAGGCTGCCAAACCGTTCAAAACAAGCTCAGGTCAACAATGTCCACCTCTCAAACAACAACTCAGCACTAGCCGACCTAGATCCCAGAGCCGAATTCCTCGAACGACCTACACCAACAGGTGAGTtacaaaaagtatattttgATAATGATCCTAACAAATATACCTATGTAGGTATAGCAATAAGCACAGTAGAACTGAACGCAATACAAGCTTTTCTACAAGAGCAAGCCAATCTCTTTGCATGGAGACCTTCTAACATGCCCAGTATCGACCCACAAATCATCACCCACAGATTGGCAATTAACCCTTCAGTACGACCAGTGcaacaaaaaaagagaaaccTCGAAGATGAAAAGAAGAAGGTGTCATTAGAAGAAACTCAAAAGCTGATCAACGCCGACTTCATTAGAGAAATCAGATTTACTACTTGGCTCACCAATGTTGTAATGGTAAGGAAACAAAATGGTAAGTGGCGCATGTGCGTCGACTTTACTGACTTAAACAAGGCATACCCGAAAGATTCTTACCCTTTGCCATCCATAGATTCTTTGGTAGATAACGCTTCTGGTTATGCCACCTTAAATATCATGGACGCTTATTCTGGTAATAATCAAATCCTTATGCACCCTTCTTATCAAAGTAAGACAACATTCATCACTAAATTCGgtaattattgttataaaattatGCCTTTTGGACTAAAGAATGCAGGGGCAACTTATCAGCGTCTTATGGACAAAGTCTTCGCCAACCAGATCAGTAGAAATATGGAAGTCTACGTCAATGACATGGTCGCCAAGACAAAATCCGGCAATAACCATATCGACGATCTAACAGAAATCTTCGGTCAGATACGGAGCTACAACATGTGCCTGAACCCTGAAAAATGTGCCTTTGCCGTTCAAGGTGGTaaatttttgggttttctactAACTAGCAGGGGTATTGAGGCTAACCCCGATAAATGCCGAGTAGTATTGGAAATGACGAGTCCGAAGACGATAAAGGAAGTGCAACGCCTAACAAGAAGACTTGCCGCATTATCGAGATTCGTCCCATGTTTAGCTTCAAAATCTATACCCTTTTTTTCAAGCACTTAAAGAGAAAAACACCTTTCAGTGGAATGACGATTGCGAGAGAGAATTTAATACTCTAAAAACAACTCTCTTGCAACCGCCAATCTTACAAAAGCCCTTACAAGAGGAAGAGTTATTCTTATACTTGTCCATTACTGACTGGGCGATAAGCTCTACTCTTGTTACAGAAAGAGACAAAGTTCAGCATCCAATATACTTCGTCAGTAAAACTCTCCAACATGCTGAAGTCAACTACCCGAGGATAGAAAAACTAGCATTAGCATTACTATTCTCGGCCAGAAAACTTCGACCTTATTTCCAGAGCCATGTCATTCATGTTCGGACCAACCACCCATTACGCCAGGTACTACACAAGCAAAAAATTGCAGACCGACTTGTTAAGTGGTCGATCGAATTGTCTGAGTTTGACGTCACATACCAAGCAAGAGGTCCGATCAAGTCACAATTCCTTGCCGACTTCATAGCAGAACTGATGATCCCAACAGAAGATGACCATACAGTGAAATGGACATTATACGTCAATGGTTCATCAAACACTCAAGGGTGTGGCGCAGGAATTTGGCTTGAGGGTGATGATGGTTTCATTTTAGAACATTCACTTCATCTAACCTTCAAAGCCAACAATAATCAATCAGAATATGAAGTCCTCGTCGCAGGACTTCGACTTTGCTTAGATCTTCACATTTCAGCCATAAAGGTATACTGCGATTCACTATTGGTAGTGCAATAGGTAAACGATCTTTTCCAGGTAAAAGATCCTCTGCTTTCTGAGTACTTATTGTTAGTAAAACATTTAAGTTCAAAATTTGTAAAGTTCGACTTACAGCATATACCACGAGATCAAAACCATAGGGCCAACATCTTATCTAAGCTCGGCAGCACACAATCTGATCTATCTATATTACACCAATCCACAATAACATCTCCAAGTGTTACTCTAACAGATGTTTTAAGTGTTACACAGGAACAGGATTGGCAAAGCTCCTTTATACACTATTTGCAAACAGGTGAAATAACAGACAGTGTCGAGAATGCAAAGAGGTTCCGACGACAAGCATCCTTCTTTACATTACTCAACGGATCTTTATATAGGCGTGGTCACTCATGCCCACTATTAAAATTCCTTACCCACACTGAAGCACCAATAGCCCTGTCTGAGGCCCATGAAGGAATCTGCGGAACACACACTGGAGCTCGGAGTTTAGCTTCGAAAATCCTCTGTGCCGGTTTCTTTTGGCCTACCCTAAAATAAGACAGCCACAATAAAGTTCGGACATGTGACAATTGTCAGAAACACGCACCGATGATACACATTCTAGCCGAGGAGCTACATCACTCCGACGTCAGCTGGCCCTTCAACCACTAGGGGCTCAATATCCTCGGCCCATTCTCAATGGCACCGGGACAGGTAAAATTTCTAGTAGTTgcaattgattatttttcaaagtgggtggaagcccAAACTTTAGCTAAGATTGCATCATAGCAAATGATCTCTTTCGTctggaaaaatattatttgccGTTTTGGAATTCTTCGCCATATCATCACTGACAACGATCGCCAGTTTGTCGATAAAAAATTTACAACTTTTTTAGAGAATCTTAAAATCAAACATCACTTCGCCTCCATTGAACACCCTCAAACGAACGAAGTGGCAGAAGTAGCAAATAAGGTGATATTGCATGCCCTAAAGAAGAAATTGGATGACGCTAAAGGACTCTGGGCTGAGTTTATACCAGAAATCCTTTGGGGATATAATACTAcaactcaatcatcaacaaaagaGACCCCATTCCGACTTGTATATGGGTCTAAGGTAATGATACCATTGGAAATTTTGCAAAGTTCCATCAGAACTCAAGTTACTGACCATGACGAAGCTCGCCAAGCCGAGTTAGATGTAATCAAAGAAATCAGGGATATCGCAACACTCCGCCTACGTGCGGCACAACAAGCCATAGCTCGGCGACACAATAAGTCGGTAAAAAGCCGATCTTTTCAGAAGGGATACTTAGTGCTTCGAAAGACAGAAAGTGCTCGAAAGCCATTAGCACATGGAAAGCTCGTCGCAAATTGGGACGATCCATACCGAATTACAGAAGTCCTCGACAATGGAGCATACAAACTAGAATCCATAAATGGTACAACTTTACCTAACACCTGGAATGTTTCCTCTTTAAAAAAGTTCTATAGTTAAAAGTCAGGGATAggcttgtactctttttcctactgccaaattttttttccaaaaggGTTTTGCTTGGAAAGGTTTTAACGAAGCTACCCTACCTGTACCTTTGTACCCAAAGGCTCAGcaattattttaatatgatCAAACAAGTTGTTTCAATTCATCAAAAGATCTATCTACCGAAGTTATTATTAGCCTAATCCAAACAAGCGCTTCCGCTTATCCAAATCCTAACTTGCCCATGGTCGGCAATCAATTCATTCAACGAAAAAAGGATATCTTAAACAGAAATTCCTATCAATAAATCAAACGATTTCATAATACCTCAAATACCAAGAGGTTCAAACatattatcaaaacaaataatcaaTGAAAAAGATTAATCAAAAAACTAAATGTTCCATTATGATACCTTTCAAGCTGCCGTCACAAAATACATCTTCAGAAAGATACAAAAAACATCTCACAAACAGAGCAttacaaaaaaaacaaatactTTTCATAAAACACTAAACATTTTCAGCTTCATCCTCGGCAACTCCATCATCTTCAACCATCTTCCCATCCCGGACGATCTTCCCAGGATCCATCTCAGACAGATTCACTTTAGGCGCCAGGAACTTAACCTAAAGGGATGCTTTTTCAAAACCCTCCACAAATGAATCCAAAATTTTAtctcccttttttctttttcatttctttcagTTGAGCAGTAACTTCAATAAGTCGAGTTTACATACTCGCCAAATCAGCCTTCTTCTTCTATAAATCCTCCACATCCTTAGAATAAttgtcttttgtttcttttagcTATTTTTTAGTATCAGCTAACTTAGTCCGTAACTCAGCCACAGTAACATTAATTTTAGCCAATTCTTCCTTCAATAAAACACAATCATCCCTTTCAATTGCTGCTTTCTTATGCCTCAGCTCTTGACTATGACCTAAACTTTCCAGTCGCAAACCAACCACCTAGAAACAACAATATCAGCAAATTACATATACAAATTCtggtacaaaataaaaatacagaaATCCAACTTTACCTGCATATATTGCCCAATAGAAATTTCACCAACTTCCTTAGCCAGAGAAATGTCAGCCGAAGATTGACAATACTCGTCCGCTACAGCCGTATAAGGATAATCCTTCCCCCACACTAACAAACTTTCGCTTAGCTCGGACAACTCATGAAGCTTTTTCTGGTTTACCATAAAAGCTTGAATCTCTTCTAAAGGGATACCTTTACCCCTTTCACTAGAATCTTCAGATAAGTCCACCACATCTGATTTTCTTTTCCTCAGAATCACTTTCCTACGCCTCGGGGCAGGCTGACTAACCTCTCCATCCACCGGAACTTTTTCACGATTTGATGAAGACACCTCTTTCtctaagtttttatttttgaaacgAGCTCGTAGAGAGGCAGTAGAAACCCCAGGGTTTTACCACCTACAAGACAAAGAAAATCGCATCagaaatcttttttcaaataaaaaatcaaataaaccaAACACCAGACTCACCCCAAATACTCTACCACAGCTTCTTTATTCTCCTCCCATTGGAGCAAATCATacattgaaatcaaatctttaCGATCAATATTTTCAACCAAAAACTCAATCAGACACACATTCCTCGGAGTAATAACCTCAGGCCCGAGTATATTCTGAGGCTCTGAACACTACCATAAGGAAAACCTTTCAGCCAAATGATTTATACAACTTAAAAATACCAAATCCAAGAGTACTGTTAAGATTAACCCACCCCCCTTTCCACACCCCTTTCGcttgaaataaggaaaagaacaaATCTATCGATGGAGGCTCTTCGAGATAATCCATCAGAATCTCAAAGCAGCGTAAGAACGCCCATGCATTAGGGTGAAGTTGAGACACTGCGCAGTTTAACTGTTTCAGTACTTGACACTCAAAGTTTGTGAATGGCAACTTCACTCTAAGTTCTTCCAACACGCAATTATGCATGTAGAAGTATTCGAACCCCTGACCCCTATGATAAACCCGGTCCTGAACACTACAAGGCAATAACTCAACACCAATACTAGAGCTCACTCTCACAATCTTAGACACATTAACTTCTTTCACGGAAGCATCATCAAGAAATAAGGATACCCGCGACCTCACATCCTCACTCACCCAGTCATAGGACCAGTCAATTTTgcctttcttctccttctcaaaTCCCATTGTAACACACAGAGAGAATAaccagaagaaaagaaaaaaagaagaatgataactaaagaaaacaaagagaaaatacACACCTCTTTTACTCATCCTCTTGAGAAATAGAAACTCAAAGGTCAAGAGTAAAAACAGATTTAAAACCACCCTTGGAACCCAAACACCAAATTAACTACACCACCAACACGTTTGAGTTCCAGCAACTGTTGCATCAATCACATCAAACGCCACTGTTGCATTGGAAATGaaactttcttttatttctcacatacctttttctctctcatcaataAAACATAGACACGACTCCCCCACGTCACACGGCACGTATATTTTAATGAATTAGTTGATCTGGGGCTCCATATCCAATCCTTCCAGCTGAGTTATagctcatcaaagctcaacctgtttcattaaaaaatctCCTCAGGCTAAGCTTGGGGACTGTGATATGGCAGTTACAAAAACAAGCTATAACTCGGTCTCATACGTTATAACCTCGATCTCATACGTTAAAGCTCGGTTTAATGAGCTATAACTCAGCGAGGTGATACCTGCAATCCTAACGTCCAACTAAACGGTCCAATAATCGGACACGTTACCGATCTGCTGTAAACCGAGCTTAAATGCTCGGTGTAACTGACGAAGATTGGACCATATAAAAACAAGGTAAAGTATCTTCTTCAGACAGACTTTTTCTTGAGTACACAATACTGACTTAAGTATTGAAGTGTCTTTACAGGTACACTCTTCTCCTCTTCATTGCTTGCGCTCTTACACCTCATCCAAAGGAGAAGCTCGGATTCAAGGGATTGACGATTCAGTCTCCGAGAAGATAGCTCGGCAATTGTTCGTCACGAAAGCCGACTTATTTCCCAAGCAAGAacagtaatatatattatttttgtcttccCAACATAAATTTTTTGGATCTGTCACTGTTGAACCAATGAACCTAAACTAATATATCTAACTGGAGTTAGCAACCTGTAAACCATAGTTTGCATATTTAGCCAAAGCATATGGCTTGAAGCATCATGTAACATGCACCCTGTCACTCAAACTGAAGGTGCTTGATGATGATCTTGTCCTTATTGCAGCCGCGTAATAtttataaacctcctaagtTGTTAGGAGATTTAAGTTATTGCGTTGACTACCAGAGTAATTGTCAGGTTATCATTGGGAGTCAGTTAAGTCGGCTGTTATTAAATCTAATCGGATTTAACTGTTGAATTATGATTATGAGTCAGTTACGTTGATGATAAGGTCGGCAAGGTAGGGTAAATAACCAACGAGTCAGAAGGGATATGGAAAGAATGGCTTATACAATAGTAAATGCTCATTAACTCATTTCTAaaagttattatattagttGAAGAAGCGAGAAGTGTTTCTTTACAATCCTGTAAGTGATTGAAAATGGGCTGAATACATTTatagatgaaaatgaaaataaaaaacaggtACAGGATCGGGGCCgttgagaatatatatatatcaatgtTGTAGAAATAGAATCGGTTATTGGACcgttttaattattaatttattagtttttgg from Arachis duranensis cultivar V14167 chromosome 4, aradu.V14167.gnm2.J7QH, whole genome shotgun sequence encodes:
- the LOC107485065 gene encoding uncharacterized protein LOC107485065; protein product: MVHLHAIKSGLRSGKFQETIAVAKPKTLPEFCEKAKGQIDIDKLRQARKSDKTYYRDDDKAQNSKKNFKLTPRFDSYTQFNTKQEDIIKEILNSKLIKPPRKAGTYQDTKNVDKSKYYAFHQKHDHTTDKCVVAKDLLERLAWQGHLDKYIGGHIQRRAPSSTGNTSSEQQNRGKEKASSSQYEQPRDKQIATIHRDHKEARQCYNISMRLPNRSKQAQVNNVHLSNNNSALADLDPRAEFLERPTPTGIAISTVELNAIQAFLQEQANLFAWRPSNMPSIDPQIITHRLAINPSVRPVQQKKRNLEDEKKKVSLEETQKLINADFIREIRFTTWLTNVVMVRKQNGKWRMCVDFTDLNKAYPKDSYPLPSIDSLVDNASGYATLNIMDAYSGATYQRLMDKVFANQISRNMEVYVNDMVAKTKSGNNHIDDLTEIFGQIRSYNMCLNPEKCAFAVQGGKFLGFLLTSRGIEANPDKCRVVLEMTSPKTIKEWNDDCEREFNTLKTTLLQPPILQKPLQEEELFLYLSITDWAISSTLVTERDKVQHPIYFVSKTLQHAEVNYPRIEKLALALLFSARKLRPYFQSHVIHVRTNHPLRQVLHKQKIADRLVKWSIELSEFDVTYQARGPIKSQFLADFIAELMIPTEDDHTVKWTLYVNGSSNTQGCGAGIWLEGDDGFILEHSLHLTFKANNNQSEYEVLVAGLRLCLDLHISAIKVYCDSLLVVQ